The Mesorhizobium loti DNA segment GGCTTTGAAGCTGCCATAGGTCTTGACGAGATCTTTGAGGACCACATGGGCCATCGGCAACTCCCTAGTGCTTGACCGCGCCTTCTGTGAGGGCGCGTACGAAGTATCGTTGCAGGACGAGGAACAGCACCACGACGGGCACGCTCATGATAAAGCTGGCTGCCATCAGGCCTGGAAAGTCCGTCGTGTTTTCCGAGAAAAAGCGCTGGATGCCGACCGGCAACGTCAGTTGCTCGTTCTTGGAGAGGAAGGTGTAGGCGTAGATGTACTCGTTCCACGCGCCGATGAAGGAATAGATCGCCGTAGCGATGATTCCTGGCGCCGAGAGCGGCATCACGATCAGGATAAAGGCCTGGAACCGCGTCGCCCCGTCGATGCGCGCCGCCTGCTCGAGTTGCACCGGGATGTTGTCGTAGAAGCCCTTCAGCAGCCAGATCGCCAGCGGCAGGCCGAAGGTGAGGTAGGTCAGGATCAGCGATCCGTGTGTGTTCACCAGCCCGATCGCGCGCATCAGGATGAAGAGCGGCACGAGAAAGATAACCGCCGGGAACATGTTGCGAAGCAGCACGGCGAAGAACAGGAAATTCCGGCCCGGGAAGGTGAAGCGCGAAAACGCATAGGCCGCTGGAACCGCCACGATCACCGAAAGGATGGTCGTGGCAGTGGAAACGTAGAGGCTGTTCCAGAAGAAGCGGAGGAAGTCCTGGCCGACGCTGTTCTGCGGATCGAGCAGCTTCTGGTAACTGGCAAGTGTCGGTTCGTCAGGCCACCATTGCGGCGGGAATTGCATCGCCGCGAAGCCGGACTTGATCGAGGTGAGCAGCATCCAGATCATCGGCAACGCCGTGTAAAGGAGCATGAAGACGAGGAAGATGCGCCCGCTCCACCGCCATCCGTCGACACGCATGCGGCGGCGGGCTTGGCCTCGAGCGGCGGTCTCGGCGAGTGTGCTCATACGCTGCCATCCTTCCGCTCGTTGCCGCTCAGCGCACGGACGTAGAAGTAACCGAACATCATCAGGATGAGGAACAACAGCACCGAATAGGCCGATGCCACTCCCCAGCGCTGGCGGCCGAAGGCGAGTTCATAGATGTGGGTGATCCAGATATGCGAAGCGTTCGACGGCCCGCCGCCGGTCATGATCCAGGGGATGATGAAGGAATTGAAGTTGGCCACCGCCAGCAGCAGGATCGTCACCGTCGAGACGTTTCTCAAATGCGGGAAGGTGACATGCCAGAAGCGCTGCCATGCATTGGCTCCATCGACCTTTGCGGCGCGCAGCAACTGTTCGGGAACGGTCTGCAGGCCGGCCATCATCATGATCATGGCGAACGGGAACTCGCGCCAGATATTGACGACGATCAGCGAGGGCAGCACCGTTGAGACGCTGTCGATGAAATTCGGCGGCCGGTCGGCCCATCCAAGCCCGACCAGCACCGCGCCGATGATGCCAAAGTCCGAATGGTAGATCCACTTCCAGATATAGGAGGCGGCGACCGCGCTGATGACCCAGGGAATGATCAGGATGGCGCGAAGGACACCACGGCCGACAAAGTCGCGATGGAGCGCCAGCGCGCAGGCAAACCCCAGGGCAAAGGAGATGAAGGTGGATGCCAGTGTCCAGATCAGGGTGTTCGAGGTGACCTTCCAGAAAATCTCGCTGCTGAGGATCGCCGTATAGTTGTCGACGCCGACGAAGATCTTGTCGCGAAGCTGCAGGCCGGGCGGCGTGTTGAAGAACGACAGCTCGACCGTGTAGTAGATCGGATAGGCGATCACGATCAGCATCACGGCCATCGCGGGAAGCACATACGCGTAGTCGGCGCGATGCTCCCAGATCCTGCGCAGCAAGCCGGATCCCCCCGGTTGCAGTCTTCCGCGAGCCTCGGTCTTGCCGGTCACGATCGTCACTTTGGCGTGCCCTTGTTATTCGGAACGAACCGGCTGTCCCCTGGAACAGCCGGTCGGATCGCAGGTCAGGCTCGGACTAGAGTCCGCCCATCAGGTCTTTCACCTTCTGGGCCGCGTCATCTGCTGCCTGATCGACGGTCATCGCTCCGGTCAGGGCATTCTGCAGCATGTCCGGGATGATGATGTTCATGATCTCGGGAGATTGCGGCAGCGCCGGGAACGGGATGCCGTATGGCAGCATCGAAGTCGTGACATCGAGGAACTTGATGCTGTCCAGACGCTCCTTCATCCATTTGGTCTTGAAGCCGTTGAGATTGCCCGGATTCGAGCCGGCATAGGCCATCTTCAGCGACCATTCCGGGCTGGTCCACATGCAGATGATGGCCTTCGCGGCCGGTTCGTCCACCTTGCCGCCCTCGACATATTCAGGCTTCAGAATGTGAATGTTCGAACCGCCGAAGACGACAGCGCGCTTGCCGTCGGGGCCGGTCGGGATCAGGCCGTAGCGCATGTTGTCGATGACGGTCTGCGCCTTGTCCTTGTCGGTGCCGGTCGCCTTCTTCTGCAGGTCGAGCATGACATTGTAGTCGGACGGGTGCGAGATCATCATACCGAGCTGGCCGGCGAGGAACAGCGGCTGGTTGTCGGCCTGCTGGTTGGTGAGTGCCGAAACCGGAACCGACTTGTCGCGGACATACATGTCGTAGGAGGCTTGCAGGGCGGCCTTGCTCTGCGGGCTGTCGAGCTCGATCTGCTTATAGGTCGGGTTCGCCGTGGCTTCGTCGAAGACCCCGCCGCCATAGGCCCACAACTGAGGCATGAAGCGGTACGGTGTATTGCCGGCATTCTTGCGGGCCACGAGGCCGTAACCGGCGATGCCGAGCTTGTCGTGGATTTGCTTGGAATACTTGACGACATCGTCCCAGGTTGCCGGAGCCTTGTCCGGATCGAGGCCCGCACGTTTGAAGATGTCGGCATTCCAGATGAAGGCCATCGTTTCATTGTTGGTCGGAATGCCGTAGGTCACGCCGTCCCAGGTCACGGCTTTCATGGCGCCGGGCCAGAAATCCTCGGTCGAATATCCCACGTCCTCGGGTTTGAGCGGCTGCAGATAGCCCTTTGAGGCGAACTCCGTGCCACCCAGGATTTGCAGCCGCACCGCCATCGGCGCGGCATTGCCAAGCAGCGCCGTACGGAACTTGTCCAGGAGATCGTTGTAGGTGAGCGCCTGGTCCTCGAGCTGGATATTCGGATAAGTCTTGCGGAAGGTTTCGAAGAAGTCCTTGTAGTACTGGCGCAGGAGGTCGGGGTCGCCCTCGAACACGCCCTGATACCAGAACGTCAGTCGCCCCTTGTAGTCGAGCGGGGTGACCTTGGCGCAATCGCCTGCCGTATCAAAATCCTGTGTGCCCGCAATGGAGCGCACATATTCGGGCGACCACTTGCTCAGGTCGACCGGCGCCGCGCCCAGAGCCGGTGCGGACATCAACGATGCGATCAATGCAGTGGAGACAGTGCCGCGCAGGACGGCACCGCCGAGTGTGAACCTCGTCATAGGTATCCTCCAGGTTTCTCTCCCATGCCGCCCTTATCGAGGTGGGCGGGCTTTACTCGTCGGCTGCGGGACATCTCCTCAAATGTATCCCTTCGAGCACTTTATACGTTTTCAGATCGCAGATTGGCTGTCAACGAAACAAATCGTACATTGTTTATGGAAATCGTGCGTGATATCGAGAAAGTCGTGTATTTATGGAAGGGGGGCGGCCTTGGCCGAAACGCGGGAATTTAAAGCAGAGCCTCCCGAGGGGATCGATCCTCTCGGCGCCTCGAGCGAGGGCGCCTCGCTTTATGAGCTGATCAGGGAGGACATCATCGAGGGGCGGCTCGCCGCCAACGAACGGCTGGTGGTCACCGATCTGGCCCGGCGTCACGGCACCTCGACCAATCCTGTGCGCGAGGCTCTGCAACTGTTGCGCGGGGAAGGCTTTGTCACCTTTCTCCCCAATCGCGGGGCGCGCGTGCGACCCATAGATCAGGATTTTGTCCGGGATATCTACGAGATCGGTGTGCTGATCGAACCAGCCCTGACGCGATGGTTTGTGAACATGGCCACCGACGAGGACATCGCCGAACTCGAACGTCTCCAAGGCCTGATCGAGGAGAACAATTTCGCCGACACATTCAGGCATAGCGAGCTGGATACGGCTTTCCACACCGTGATGTACCAGCGGCACTATAACCGCCATGCCGCCGAGCTTTGGTGGAAGCATCGCGAAGTGCTGCGAGCGGTAAGCCGTCGTTTCAATTTCACGCTGGCCCGCCGTGCCGCGATCATTCGCGAGCACCGCGAACTCATCGCTCATGTAAAGGCGGGAAATGCGGACGAGGCAGCCGAACTCATTGCGCGCCATGTCGAGGGTTCCGGGCGCCATGTCCTCGAACACATGCGCGCGCGCAACGCCGCTCGGGCAGGGTAGGACAATCGGCCCGGAACACCGCTCTTCGGTTCATTCCAGACAAGGGTAGTTAAGAGATGAAAATCACGAGCATTCGGCCGTGGCTGATCAAATCCGATGCTTCTTATTGGGGAGAGTACCTGTTCGTCGAAGTGACGACCGACGAGGGGGTGAGCGGCTGGGGGGAGATCACCACCACCACAAAGCTGGCCAACCGCGCGCTCTGTACGATCCTGCGACAGATAGGCGCCGCCGTGACCGGCGAGGATCCGGCGCGCATCGAGCACCTGTGGCACAAGATTTTCCGCAGCTTCACCTATATGGGCAGCCGCGGCGCCGCCGTCGAATGCGTGAGCGCCATCGACATAGCCCTCTGGGACATCCGCGGCAAAGTCCTCGGCAAGCCGATCTACGAGTTGCTGGGCGGCCCGGTGCGCGATGAAATCGCGCTCTACACCCATCCCAACCAGGCCAAATTCACCAGCAAGGAGGCCGTGGTCCGCGAAATTCGCGATATTGTCGAGTCAGGACACACCGGGCTCAAATTCGATCCGTTCCCCCACCAAGGTCCTAGTGTCGATGGCGAGGCTCGCGAAAGGAGGGACGGCTATCTCGATGGCAGCATGACCCGCAAGGACGAGCGCGAAGCGGCCGAACTCACGGCCCTGATCCGCGAAACGGCGGGCCCTGACGTCGACATCCTCATCGATGCGCATGGCCGCTTCGACGTTCCCACCGCCATTCGCCTCTGCCGCAGCCTCGAGGAAGCCGGCCAGATCGACTGGTTCGAGGAGCCCTGTCCGCCCGAGAGCCTCAACGCCCTCAAGCAGGTGCGTGACAAGGTCAGCGCCCCGATCTCGTGGGGCGAGCGCGGCCACACGAAATGGGATTTCGTGCCGGTGCTCGAGAACAAGCTCGCCGACTACATCATGCCCGACGTCACCTGGACCGGCGGCATTACCGAACTGAAGAAGATTTCCGCCCTGTGCGAGGCCTACTACATCCCGGTCTCGCCGCATGACGCCGCGGGGCCGATCAACGTGGTCGCGGGGGCGCAGGTGATGATGACCGTTCCGAACTTCTACAAGCTCGAGACGTCAGAGTGGAACCTGGGCAAATACGATCACCTCATCGACAGACCGCTCGACGTCTCGAACGGCAACCTCAAGCTGACGTCGAAGCCTGGTCTCGGTGTCGAGATGAACCGCGAATACCTGCAAGCCCATGAGATCGAGCTGAGCTAGCAAGGCTCGATGCCGGCCAGCGTTTGGGGCGACGGGCCCCGACCAGAACGAGGACAAGTCATGCCAAAGACGGGAGGAGCCGGCGAGGCTCTCAATCGGGTCAACGCCAATTCAAGGCCATCCGACCTTCGCATCACCGACATGCGGGTTGCCGAAATCGTCGGCGCGCCATTCACCTCGGCACTGCTCAAGATCTATACCAACCAGGGCATCGTCGGGCTTGGCGAGGTGCGTGACGGCGCCAGCGCCACCTATGCGCTGATGCTGAAAAGCCGGCTGCTTGGCGAGAACCCTTGCGACATCGATCGCCTGTTTCGCCGCATCAAGCAGTTCGGCGGCCATGGCCGGCAAGGCGGCGGCGTGTCGGCGGTCGAGATCGCGCTGTGGGATCTCGCCGGCAAGGCCTATGGCGTCCCCATCTACCAGATGCTCGGCGGCAAGTTCCGCGATCAGGTGCGCGTCTATTGCGATACCGATGCCGAGAAACCGAGCGGCACCGAAACCGGGAAGCGCCTCAAGCAGCGTATGGACCGCGGTTTCACCTTCCTCAAGATGGACCTGGGCTTGATGCAGATTGCCCATGTCCCGGGCGCCGTGGCCGCGCCCGCCGGCGCGCTCGAAGGGTTTCACGCCAACCCGCGCGGCCGTGGCGGGACACCAGAGGAGCGCAAGGCCCGCAATCTCGCCTACGACGCGCAGAACGTGCAGCACCCGTTCACGGGCCTGCATTTCACCGAGAAGGGGATCGACCTGCTCGAGCAGTACATCCACGAGGTCCGCGAGGTGGTCGGATACGAGATCCCGCTCGCCATCGACCATGTCGGCCACATCTCGCTGCAGGACGGCATACGCCTGTCGCGCCGTATCGAGAAATACGTCCCAGCCTGGTTGGAGGACGTGATCCCCTGGCAATATACCGAGCAGTACCGGCAGCTGCAGCAGGCCACCACGGTGCCGATCTGCACCGGCGAGGATATCTACCTCAAGGAAGGCTTCGAGCCTCTGCTCAAGAGCGGCGGCCTCTCCGTCATCCACCCGGACCTGCTCACCAGCGGGGGCATCCTGGAGACCAAGAAGATTGGCGACATGGCGCAGGATCACGGCGTCGCCATGGCCATCCATATGGCCGAAAGTCCGATCGCCGCGATGGCTGCCGCGCATGTCGCCACCGCGACCGAAAACTTCATGGCGCTCGAATACCACTCCGCCGATGTCGACTGGTGGGACGACATCGTCACCGGCTTACCCAAGCCGCTCGTCAAGGACGGCTTCATCACCGTGCCCGACAAACCGGGGCTGGGCATAGACGATGTGGTCGACGAGGTGATCAGCCGGCATCTGCAACCCGGTGTCACGGGGATATGGCAATCCACCGAGCACTGGGACAATGAATATAGCTGGGACCGGACCTGGAGTTAGCCCAGACCACCTGCCATCATTCCCCAGGCTCACAGGGCCAACGACCGACCATTCGTGTCGACCTCTCCCAAGCGAAGAAAGAAACGGACGAAACCATGATCTACGAACTGCGTATCTATGACTGCCTGCCGGGCAGGCTGCCGGCTTTGCTCAAGCGCTTTTCCGAGCAAACGCTGGCCATCTGGGAGAGGCATGGCATCCGCCAAGCCGGGTTTTTCACCACGGCGATCGGTGAAAAAAGCAATCGCCTCACCTATTTCCTCGCCTGGGAATCGTTGGCCGAGCGTGAGGCGAAATGGGCGGCTTTCGTTACCGATCCGGCATGGCACAGAGCCCGGGACGAGTCTGAGCGCGACGGGCAGATCGTTGCCAATATCAGCAGCCAGCTGCTCACGCCGACGGCTTTCTCGTCTGTGAAATAGGACTGCGCCATGAAGATCACCGACCTGCGCTGCGCCGTCATCGGCAAGCACCCGATCGTCCGCATCGTCACCGACGAGGGCCTTCATGGCCTTGGCGAAGTCGAGTTCACCAAGACCTACCTCAAGCCTTTCGTGCTGCATTTCCGCGAGGCGCTGATCGGCGAGGACCCGACCGACGTCGAGCGTGTCATGCTGAAGATCCGCCAGCGCGGTTCGTTCAAGCCCTATGGCGCCGCGGTGAGCGCCATCGAGCATGCCTTGTGGGACATCGCAGGCAAGGCGGCGGGCGTGCCGGTCTACAAACTGCTCGGCGGCAAGGTGCGCGACAAGGTGCGCGTCTACAACGGCTCGATCCGCCGGAAGCGCACCGGCGACCGGCCGGAGGATTACGCCGCCGACGTCAAATGGATGATGGAGCAGCCGCAGAACTTCTTCATGGTCAAGCAGGGAATCTCGTTCCACTCCAACATGAAGGACAGCATCGAAGGCTTCCATTACGGCGTGACGCAGAAAAAGGCCGGCTATCATGGTGCCATGGATCAGGGCGTGATCAGCGAACGCGGTTTCAATCACATGCTCGACTGCGTGATCGCGATGAAGGAGGTGCTGGGCGACAAGGTCAGCCTGGCGCTCGACTGCGGCCCGGGCTGGATGCTGCCCGATGCGATCAAGTTCGCCCGCGCGGTCGAGAAGTACAATTTGATGTGGCTCGAGGACATGCTGACCGGAGACTATGTGCCGTGGGTCAATCCGCAGGCCTATCGGGAACTGACCACCTCCACATCGACGCCGATCCATACCGGCGAGCAGATCTACCTCAGGCACAATTTCAAGGAGCTGATCGAGACGCAGGCGGTGCGGGTCATCGGTCCGGATCCGGCTGATATCGGCGGCATTGCCGAGCTCAAATGGGTCGCCGAGCATGCCTATATGCACTCGATCCTGATGGCGCCGCACGGCACCGCGAACGGCCTCCTCGGCCTCGGCGCACTGATCAACGTCTGCGCCACCTTGCCCGCCAACTACATCGCCTTCGAGTATCCGAGCGCCTCCGACCCGTGGTGGGAGGATCTGGTGGTCGGCCTGCCGGCGCACATCGTGAAGGACAGCATGGTGGACGTGCTGGAGGCGCCGGGGCTGGGTCTCGATATCGACGCTGAAGCGGCCAGGAAATATCTCATGGAAGAGGATAGGGGCTTCTTCGACTGAAACTCCATTCGCCCTGCACGACGCTACCCGTCTGGGCATCAACCGGGTCGTTGTGTGCGCCAGTCATACTCTTGCCGGAAGCCAAGGACGTCGCGCAGCTTGTGGTTTGAGGTCGGTCCCTCGAACAAATCCATATCTGACTTTTTTCTCACGAAAAACCAAATAAAATCAACGATCTTATGCGTCCTCCGGGCGCCGATCTGCTGACAGAGACTTGCCCGGATTCTTGGCGACAGAATCGAACCAAACGTCAAGCTGTGGTGCGACGCTCATCGTGACTTTGAGGCAGGCTGTGCCTCCGCATTTGCATGTGGCTGGGCTCTGTGCGGTTGCGACCGCACGGCCCGAGTAAACCGAAGTCTAGGTCGCTGCGGCAGCTTCGGTTGCGGTTGCTCTGAGCAGCATGCCGAAGAGGTCGCGCGGCTCATCGGGGTCGGCCAGCATGTCGAGTTCCTGGTAGAGGCCGGTCGACTTCAGCTGATCCCTGACATAGCGCAGCGCCGAAAAGTCCTCGATGGCGAAGCCGACGGAATCGAACAGCGTGATTTGGCCGGCATCGCGCCGGCCCTTAACAGTGCCTGATATCACCTGCCACAGCTCGGTCACCTCATGATCCGGCGCCAACTGCTGGATCTCGCCCTCGATGCGGGTCTGCGGGGGATATTCGACGAAGATGTCGGAGCGCAGCAGGATATCGCGGTGCAGTTCGGTCTTGCCCGGGCAGTCGCCGCCGACCGCGTTGATGTGGACGCCGGAGCCGACCATGTTGTCGGTGAGGATGGTGGCATACTGCTTGTCGGCGGTGACCGTGGTGATGATGTCGGCGCCCTCGACCGCCTCCTGCGCGGTGGCGCAGGCGGTCATGTCGAAGCCGAGGCCGGCGAGGTTGCGGATGCATTTTTGCGTCGCCGAGCGATCGATATCATAGAGGCGCAATTTGTCGATACCGAGCAGCGCCTTGAAGGCCAGTGCCTGGAATTCGGCCTGGGCGCCATTGCCGATCAGCGCCATGCTGCGAGCGCCGGCCGGCGCCAGGTGCTTTGCCGCAAGGGCCGACATCGCCGCCGTGCGCAATGCGGTCAAGATGGTCATTTCCGACAGCAGCACCGGATAGCCATTGTGGACGTCAGCGAGCATGCCGAAGGCGGTCACCGTCTGGCGACCCTCGCGCATGTTCTTCGGGTGGCCGTTGACATATTTGAAGCCGTAGACCTCGCCATCGCTGGTCGGCATCAGTTCGATGACGCCCTCGGCGCTGTGCGAGGCGACGCGCGGCGTCTTGTCGAACAGCTGCCAGCGGCGGAAGTCGTCCTCGATGTAACCGGCAAGCTCCACCAGGAAACGTTCGACGCCGATCTTCAGCACCAGCTTCATCATATGATCGACGCTGACAAACGGCACGATGTTGAGATTGGGGATCACGGTCAAAAGCTCCTGGTCGGGCGGTCCATGATCCTGCGACCCATCAGGCTGGCCGTCAGGTCCACCATCAAGGTGGCTGTGCGGCCGCGCTCGTCGAGAAACGGATTGAGCTCGACAAGGTCGAGACTGGTGACGAGGCGGGAATCATGCAGCGTCTCCATGACCAGATGCGCCTCGCGGAAAGTGGCGCCGCCGGGCACGGTGGTGCCGACCGCCGGTGCAATCGATGGATCAAGGAAATCGACGTCGAAGCTGACATGGAGCATGCCGTTTTCCGCCGCGACGCGGTCAAGGAATGGGCGCAGCAGCTTCTGCATGCCGTGCTCGTCGATGGCGCGCATGTCATGCACGGTCACGCCTGTCTCGGTCAAAGCCACCCGTTCGGCGGGATCGACGCTGCGCACGCCGAAAGTACAGATACGGGTGGGATCGACGCTCTCCTGCAGGTCAGGGAAGTAGCCGGCGAAGCCGGGCCGACCGCTGACATAGGCCAGCGGCACGCCATGCAGATTGCCGCTGGCGGTGGTGTCGAGCGTGTGAAAATCCGGATGCGCATCGAGCCATAGCACGAATAGCGGACGCCCAGCCTCGGCGGCGCGGCGGGCGAGGCCCGACACGGTTCCGGCCGAGATCGAATGGTCGCCGCCGAGAAAGATCGGCATGGCGTCCTCGCTCGCCGCGTAGGCGGCTGCGGCAATGGCGGATGTCCAGGCCGATATTTCGGGCAGGGCCTTCAGCGCCAGATTGCCATGCATAACGCGCCTCGCCGGAATTGCTTGGACGGCACCCATATCGTCGACAACGTGTCCGAGGCCGGACAGCACCTCAACAAGGCCCGCGGTCCTCAGCGCACTCGGCCCCATTTCGCAGCCCATTCTGCCGGCGCCGTCCTGCACCGGTGCCCCGACGATTTTGCAACGCATTGTTTTTCCCGCGACCAAATCCTGATAGCCGCGAGCAGATCATGGCGAGCCGGCGATACGAATAGGCAGAATTGGCAATCCCGGAAAGTATTCTCTATCATAATGGCAGCAGAACTGATCAAAATGGTAACCTCGATGGGTGCGCCCGATGGATACGCTTGACGAACGGCTGGTGACCTTGCTGCGACATGACGCGCGGCGCAGCGTGTCGGATCTCGCCATCGATCTGGGCGTCTCGCGCGCCACGGTCAGGGCGCGCATGGAGCGGCTGGAACGGTCCGGCGACATCATTGGTTACACGGTGGTCCTGCGCGCCGACGCTGTCGATCAGCGCATCCGCGGCATCATGCTCATCGAGATTGAGGGCCATGCCGCCGACCGCGTGGTGCGGGCACTGGGCGGCTTCCCCGAAGTCTCGACCATCCATACCACCAATGGCCGCTGGGATCTGGTGGTCGAACTCGGGACCGCATCACTGACCGATTTCGATGCGGTGCTACGGCGCATCCGCCTCATAGCCGGCATAACAGGCAGCGAAACCAGCCTGCTCTTGGCCACGCCGCGCACGACCCGGGCACGACTGACTTAGAGCCCCATCAAGACCGGCATGCTGCCAGCCGGTTCCTTCAAGCTACCGTCAGGGTAGGTGAGGCTCGTGACAGTACTTTTTCGTCTTAAACAGTTGAACATAAAAGAGTATCCTGCCACGGGCGATGCGCGCAAAGCTGCACCGTGACTGGCAGGTTCCCAGCTTTTCTACTCCGTTGTGCCAGCTTTTTTTCTGCGCCGATTGGTGTGCGACTGCGCGACGGCCATTCTTAACTCGGGCGTGATTTCCAAAGGCGCATTCTCCGCCTCATGTGGGTTCTGCAGCCCCTGGACGTGGACGGTGGGGAATGGGAGTTCGATGCCCTGCTCCTTGAAGGCCTGGCGGAGGCGTAGGAAGAATCTGCCTTTCATACTGAAGGCACCTCCCGGTCTGGTTGTGACCTTGACCCTCAAGACGATGCCGTACTCGCCGAATTCCTGTACGCCCTGCATCTTGATCGGTTCGATCACCCAGTGTTTGAATTCTGGATCTTCCGCCAGTTCGAGGCCTATCCGCTTGATCAGCTTGCGCGCGAGCTCGATATCGGTGTCATAGCCAACGGTGACGTTGAACTTGTCGGTGACCCAGTCGCGGCTCTGGTTCTGCACCGCCCCCAGTTCGCCGAAAGGTATTGTGAACAGCGGGCCACGATGGTGGCGCAGCTTCACCGAGCGCAGCGAAAAGCTCTCCACCGTACCCCTATAGCTGCCCGATGAAATGTATTCGCCGACACGAAAAGCATCGTCGAGCAGATAAAACACGCCTGAGATCACATCCTTGACGATGGTTTGTGCGCCAAAACCCACGGCGACGCCGACGACGCCAGCGCCGGCGATCAGCGGGCCGATCTGGATTCCAATTGAGGCGAGCATCATCAGCACCGCCATCACGATGATCACCGCGAGCAGAATGTTCTGGATGATCGGCAACAGCGTGTGCAGCCGCGCCTGATGCGGATCGAGGGTCAGGATGTCCTCATCGCCGATCACCGCATGCGGTGTGTGGATGCCCAGCTTTCGTTCGATCAAGGCTTTGATGATCGACCAGCCGAAATCGGCTGCAAGCGCAATGACCACGACATTGATCAAGCCGCTTAATATGAGCATGGTCGTCGTATCGCTCTCCCGCATGGATTGCATATCCAGACCCCAGACACGCGCGAGAAAGTAAGCCGCCGCCAGGATCAAAATCATCCTGATGCCGCGATCGATGACTGCGATTGTCACCGCCGGGATCGTCGGCCGGCCAGCATCTTCCGAACCCGGCCGCAGGACGAAATTGACCCCGCGCTGCGTCAGCACGATTGCCAAGGGCAGGACGAATGCGGCGAAGGTAAACCAGAACCATGTATACAGGCCGGCGATGCGCTCCAGGAACAGAACGACGAAATAAGCAGTCAATA contains these protein-coding regions:
- a CDS encoding ornithine cyclodeaminase, producing the protein MTVIPNLNIVPFVSVDHMMKLVLKIGVERFLVELAGYIEDDFRRWQLFDKTPRVASHSAEGVIELMPTSDGEVYGFKYVNGHPKNMREGRQTVTAFGMLADVHNGYPVLLSEMTILTALRTAAMSALAAKHLAPAGARSMALIGNGAQAEFQALAFKALLGIDKLRLYDIDRSATQKCIRNLAGLGFDMTACATAQEAVEGADIITTVTADKQYATILTDNMVGSGVHINAVGGDCPGKTELHRDILLRSDIFVEYPPQTRIEGEIQQLAPDHEVTELWQVISGTVKGRRDAGQITLFDSVGFAIEDFSALRYVRDQLKSTGLYQELDMLADPDEPRDLFGMLLRATATEAAAAT
- a CDS encoding AsnC family transcriptional regulator codes for the protein MDTLDERLVTLLRHDARRSVSDLAIDLGVSRATVRARMERLERSGDIIGYTVVLRADAVDQRIRGIMLIEIEGHAADRVVRALGGFPEVSTIHTTNGRWDLVVELGTASLTDFDAVLRRIRLIAGITGSETSLLLATPRTTRARLT
- a CDS encoding mandelate racemase/muconate lactonising family protein, which translates into the protein MKITDLRCAVIGKHPIVRIVTDEGLHGLGEVEFTKTYLKPFVLHFREALIGEDPTDVERVMLKIRQRGSFKPYGAAVSAIEHALWDIAGKAAGVPVYKLLGGKVRDKVRVYNGSIRRKRTGDRPEDYAADVKWMMEQPQNFFMVKQGISFHSNMKDSIEGFHYGVTQKKAGYHGAMDQGVISERGFNHMLDCVIAMKEVLGDKVSLALDCGPGWMLPDAIKFARAVEKYNLMWLEDMLTGDYVPWVNPQAYRELTTSTSTPIHTGEQIYLRHNFKELIETQAVRVIGPDPADIGGIAELKWVAEHAYMHSILMAPHGTANGLLGLGALINVCATLPANYIAFEYPSASDPWWEDLVVGLPAHIVKDSMVDVLEAPGLGLDIDAEAARKYLMEEDRGFFD
- a CDS encoding arginase — protein: MGCEMGPSALRTAGLVEVLSGLGHVVDDMGAVQAIPARRVMHGNLALKALPEISAWTSAIAAAAYAASEDAMPIFLGGDHSISAGTVSGLARRAAEAGRPLFVLWLDAHPDFHTLDTTASGNLHGVPLAYVSGRPGFAGYFPDLQESVDPTRICTFGVRSVDPAERVALTETGVTVHDMRAIDEHGMQKLLRPFLDRVAAENGMLHVSFDVDFLDPSIAPAVGTTVPGGATFREAHLVMETLHDSRLVTSLDLVELNPFLDERGRTATLMVDLTASLMGRRIMDRPTRSF